The Juglans microcarpa x Juglans regia isolate MS1-56 chromosome 2D, Jm3101_v1.0, whole genome shotgun sequence DNA window AATGGATTTCTCCATGTGTCTTTATCCTATCAAAATGGTGGATGAATTTGGAATATTATAGCTTTATTCTCAGCATTAGAATTGAGCTTGATTTATGTTTGCACAAAGTTGAGGTTCtgtgaatggttttaattttGTTAGAGGGTGTAGCTAGTACAACAATTTATAAGTTGTTATTTACTATATATGCCAAAATGGTCTAACTTTCACGTTCTGAAGACAAGTCCGTGTTGGTGGGAATTACATGTATGCTGGATGGTCTACTTCCCATTCTCAATTAtacttctttatttctttcttctttttatctgattcttttttaagttttttttaccaaaaacaGAAATTTGACATTCATGGCACTATGTCAaccattattattcttttttttttattattatctgttTTACAGTTAAATCTTTGTTGGCCACCCTATTTGTTACCTCTTTGTTGACCAACACCCTTTCTAAGTTTCTTAGCACCTTCCTTTCcgttctttatttgttttaggGAAAACAAGAACCTCACAGGCACAGCTCGGTATGCAAGTGTCAATACTCACCTTGGAATTGGTTAGTGATGTTATATGCCATTTTCATGTTGCCAACTAATAACAGGATAATTGTTATAATACATTTGTATTAGTCACCATTATTTTCATTCTAATCATGCTCTGTATTACTGACAGAACAAAGCAGAAGGGATGATCTGGAGTCTCTTGGTTATGTgcttatgtattttctaagaggAAGGTTGATTATATACTAGCTTCATTTCATTAGAAGTTTTTGCTTTTCTACCTCTCATGAAATGTTTGGTGCTGCAGTTTGCCTTATTCTTGCTATATTAACTCAATAATACCACTTTTTTGCATCAGCCTTCCCTGGCAGGGATTAAAAGCTGGcacaaaaaagcaaaaatatgataaaatcaGTGAAAAGAAGATGTCAACTCCCATAGAGGTATTAGAACTTGCCATCTGCAGCCTATTGCCATGCTGAGTGATAATGATCCTATTGCTATACTGATAGCTTGGCTGCACATTATTTCACAGGTGCTTTGCAAATCATATGCATCTGAGTTTGTATCCTATTTTCACTACTGCCGATCTTTGCGGTTTGAGGACAAACCAGATTATTCATATTTGAAGAGGCTTTTCCGAGACTTGTTTATTCGAGAAGGTACATGCTTATGATTGGAGTTCACAAGTATATGTTCATATATATTGTGATCAAGTTTCAGACTTATTTTTCACTTTGTTTTGTCTGTGGTCTAGTTAAATGTTTCTTAATCATTgttaattgaggttttattttagatgttgaaatggtTTGTGGGTCTTGACATTGTTGCCGGTGCAGGTTATCAATTTGACTATATATTTGACTGGACTATATTAAAATACCCTCAGATTGGTGCCAGCTATAAAGGACGGGTCAGTAGTTGTAAATTCTAGATTTGGATTTCTCCCCTCCATCGAATTACTTACTTTCTGTGTTTGTCTCTGTTTGTAGCAACTCAGTGGGAAAGCAGGTTTGTTTGCAGGAACATCTGCAGAAAGACCAGAGAGGATCTCAGGTATGCTCTCTTAAATAGATctagatttgaaaatttgtcgTCCAGTCTGAATTATGGACGATCTAACTACTGCTTTTCTACATACAAGTCTTTAAGCTTTATATTTGCTTTGGATATATTGCTCTTCGATTTAGTTCTCTACATGGATTTGATATCATGAGTGCCGACCTGAAATTATTGCTCTTAGGGGTTACTTTTAATTGATTAATCTTCATTTAGTCCTTTTTTTATGCGAGTTTATTATTCTAAAtatctactctctctctccctctttgccaacatcttaacttaaattatgGTTATAATAGAGaactttttttctccatttctctcATGAATATATGCTTTTTTCCAGTTGGGAAAGAGATCCGAGATAGATTCTCTGGTGCAGTTGAAGCATTTTCGAGAAGAAATACCTCGGGCACTAGTCCTCGTGATCCTTCCAAACATAGGCTATATGAGGATTTTACTTCAAGCAAGGATGTGGTAAATTCCTTTTTTCAACCTTAATTATTTagatgtgttttcttttttctgttctttttccaattttgtctgctttttgggtttttttttttttttttgtctggaaAATTCTAGTCTCAAGGTGATCTCAATGCTCGTACCTTTGTCACATAAAATTGTACCTTTCATTagaaaactaattattgatCCTTTCACTCAGTTGTTCTCCAAATGGAGTTTATCGGTGGATATTTTGTTCTTTGGAATACATCATTTAACTTGATCAAGCAGATTTCAAGTTTTTATGCTTTTTTATGTTGCATTTTTTCGttttataaaatctgataaattcATGTTTTCTTCAATACATTTCGTCAAAAGCTGTGACCGTTTGGATGGTtaaagtgtttcatcttatcttatctcatcattacaactttctcaaatttcctcacaaaatataataaacaattcaaaattttcaattctcaaaacaataataatattaaaaaataatattctagtaatattttattcaactttcaattttcatctcaacttatcttatttcaactcactatccaaacggcacctaaaATTTGTATCCTAAATTAAAGAAACTTGAGGTTCTCCTTTGTTTTGCTTAGAAAGAAGTTCTCGGATCgtttttagaatgtatttaggagtacttatgtatacttcctgtgtataagggctatgcctattttattcagagatgagttgagatggtttgtgttgCATTTTTTCGttttataaaatctgataaattcATGTTTCCTTCAATACATTTCGTCAAAAGCTGTGATCGTTTGGATAGTtaaagtgtttcatcttatctcatctcatcattacaactttctcaaatttcttcacaaaatataataaacaattcaaaattttcaattctcaaaacaataataatattaaaaaataatattctaataatattttattcaactttcaatttttatctcaacttatcttatttcaactcactatctaaacggcaCCTAAAATTTGTATCCTAAATTAAAGAAACTTGAGGTTCTCCTTTGTTTTGCTCAGAAAGAAGTTCTCGGATCgtttttagaatgtatttaggaatatttatgtatatttcctgtgtacaagggttatgcctatttcattcagagatgggttgagatggtttgtgaatagtagaataaaagttgaattatttattatattttgtgtggaaatttagaaaagttattttgagatttgaaaaagttgaattgtttattatattttgtgtgggaatttgaaaaagttgtaatgatgatatgagatgagttgaggttaattttgaatgcaaacaaagctattttttactgataaaaaaaaagaaagaagttgTCCGCATTCTCAATTGTGATAAGCTAAATAcgatttcttctttctattttaaatCTTCATTCCACACTATTAGTATTCAAGTCATAGCACTAATGATTCATCAAAGGTTCATTGTCTATTCCAAATACTCATGCGGGGTTTGATTTGTGTTACATTTTCAGCATTTTGATTCAGACAAGGGGCGCAGTTCTCGATATGGCAGCTCTTCAAGAAAAGCTGTCATCTCAAGTGGCATGCCAGGTTCTTCTGGTGAATACAGTGAAGGTCGCGCAGGCCGTCTAGTTGCAGGCGGTGGTCGCTCATCTACCACGCACAGAATTCAACCTGGTTATGAGTCAAAAACATCTCATACTCGCACTGCAGCTACTAGAGGCACCCGTGATGATCCTCTTCGGAGATTTGAACTCCTCTCAATCAGGAAATAACCGACTATTTTATCCGTAAAAACTAGAAGATACTTGTTACGCTTCTAATGAATACATGCATGTcgaatttggataaaaaaagttttaatagTTATTTTCACCCCTTGTACATGGGAGATCGGAGAATCACCACTGTTACACGTTCATGTAAGTTCACGTGCTTGGAAAACATCTTTTTAATTAGGCGTGAGTACTAGCCGTAATAAtctctgtttgtttgtttaaaCATGCACTTCCCTTTGAGATCAACACTATCTGTTGATATGGGCAGTGAGTAGAACTAGAAGCATTGACAATAGAAGCTAGAGATTGGTTGGACTAATAAATAGAACATTAGAAATGGTGCTTTCGTTTCGTTAGGACTACTAcccgtttggattcgaaacttaccttaactcatctcattttatcattataatttttttaaatttttatacaaaatataataaacaattcaattttttcaaatttcaaaacaataataatattaaaaataatattttattcaattaatttaaaatcatctcaacttatctctgaatccaaacatgACAGTTTGATCAAACAATTGAAAAGTATTGTGAATCTTTTGGCCTAACCATGAGTATAAAAGCTAGTTTGACAAGCATTAGCCTTTCTAGATAGCATTGAGGTTTCTGTTTTAAGAATCCATATTGGTGCATTAATGTACCTAAGATCAAACACGTATTACCAATTTGGAAAGGTGCTCTCTTTTTGGATGAATAACACACTGAAGATCACTTCACTTGGTTCATTTGTAGCCCTGTCTGCGAGGTCTTTCATGAGACTTTAATTGCATCTCAGGAACTAATGATGATCGAAATCTCTCACGGCACTTTGGCCATCAAACGTAAAGATTACATACGGAGAGATACTTCTCAAGTGTTCTGAGTTggtgtccttttctttttctcctattcttttcaaattctGGGGTTTGAATGGATGGTATAGCTCCAGAGTGGTTTTGCTTGATCATTTAGCCGAGATATCTATGCTTTCTTGGTGGGGATTGAAAGCCAAAACAACCCACGATAAGCTTATTTCAAATGATGGTAGAaccaaaaaaaacttttgttcacctacaaaaacaaaaagaaacaaaatggtGCCCCGGGGGTTCCTAGCCCCTCTAACccaatgtttttgttttccccAAGGCATCCATCTAATCCAAGctccaacattaaaaaaaagttaaaaaaaaaatgaggttggGTGATGGTGATGGTTGATGActggagaaaatattaaatgccACAATACACAGATCAAACCAATGAAAGTATTATCTCATAAATGAATAAGAATACATGCGGAAATGAGTAGCATCTTAGGTGAAAAATATCTACAACATGCGGATATCATTATCAGCTCGAAGAGATAACTTCGGCTTCTCATCAGCTCATGGATTTCTGAGAGCTTCCAACCGCTTCTCAAGCTCATCTATGCCCGAACTGCAATGAGACAAATTCCATGGTTAGGGAAGAGTTTGGTTTTATAAATGTACTTCACTTCACAGGGGAAAagttcaaaaagaatatatgcAGTAAGCAGGACATGAACtaacaagaaattaattatgTGGCAGAAATCAAATCCATGCTCAATGAATGACATCAATATCATGTTtacatttgattatatataaatacattctaggaacTTCTACTAAATATAAGCAAGCAACATTGAACTCGTCAGTCTCAATATATTAAGCAAACTCAAGAAAtcccaattttcttttcatccatGAAATGAACAAAAGCAATCTCCAAGTACTTGAGATAATGAGCTTTACCCGGTTAACCATTGACAGCAGAATCAGACATCTAGAGACGCTATTCCAGTGTTTCTTATCTCTTTCAAAGCAAAACAGAagctcaaagaaaaaatttgttTAGAAATCTTTACCATGTCTTCCTTTATTTTAGCCATTAACTTGTCTTATAGCGGTATTTAACATCTTACAGTGTTAACTTGATACACAATCATCAACTCAAATATCATTTCCTAGCACACAGAATtgcaaaggaaataaaaatgtcccttttttttcaattttccccCTTTCCTTCTTTATTTCCTGTAGGGGGGAGTATGGGGAAAGGTACAAGCCAAGCATTGTTTTATACCTGCCAACACCCTCAGTATTTTTCCGGGCAATTCTTCCTTTTGGAGCTGCTGACATCTGGCAAGAGTTAAAAGTATAACTCAAATCAGcttaagtattaaaaaattaatgccaAACGACAGAACAGTCCAGAAAAGCATAACTACTGACACTAACCTGTGAGGCAACATCAACACCAATTTCATCTAGCACctgcaagaaaaaaatattaagaaaattttacCATCAGTTTCTCATTCTGAAATCTGATCTATAGAGAAATAAACCTAATACTTTGTCCATGTATCCAATGTCAGCCCAAAGATTAGAAGTTGATAATTAAGAGCTCCAATGTCATCACTTAAGAAAAAAGCTGGCAAACGaatgcaatttttttaatcaactataataaataaaagcaaCTAAAAAAGCCTACCTGGTCCGTCAACTCTTCAGTCTCCTCTTCAGCCTCATCATTATCCAAGGCATCATCTATTGCATCTGATATCATTTCAGTCTGCAAGCATCAAAATAGACCATTAAGTTCAATGATATGCAACCATGAAccaaaaatgaaatttcttccACATTAGTATAATCTATAAGAAAAGTGGAGGGACAATCTTACAGTCATATCCATCTGGGCAGACTGTTTCTGAAATTCCAGCATCACCTGTGCTTGCTTTGCAGGGGCCATTtgcttcaaaataaatatagcaGTTATAAAAACCTCTACGATCTAAAAGGTGAATTGTACAAATTCAGGTTTCATTTACAAGGCAATCAAGCAAATATCAAGGGGAAAAAGAACTTAAACATTAAGTAGTTACAGGTCATGAAGAACCCTCTTCGAAATCAAATTAAGTAACTGCAGTCCAATCTTCAATCTTAACAGATCAGgctatacatgcatatatatatatatataaaatattttagcatcTAACCTTATTCATGGCTGCCATTGCCTTACTGGCACCTTTCATGCCAACAGCAACTGAAGTCTGGGCATGCATTGCCTGCAGACAGGGAAAATGCTGATTCCACAATCGATATATACAGAAGAGAATGTCGACTAAAACAATCACGCACACACACGCACTGAGGTGGGGAGGGGGGTTGGGGGAGGGAAGTCTTTGATGGTCCACCTGTGTATGAGTTGCTATGCCTCTCATTTGAGCTCGGCTTCCTTGTAAATTGGCAATTTGTTGCCTAAGCCTGACTAGCTGGCGAGCTAGGATTTTAGTTGCTGCCTGCACAGCATGGTTGACAAAAAAAGGACAAACAAACGATAAACTGAAAGGTTTAAAGGACATAAGAActgtatataaaatttgatagcACAATATCCTAGGAATCAATAACCTAGCcggtaacaaaaaaaaaaaaaacagagcacaCCTCATTTCCAGTTTTAGCCGTCCTCTTTATCTCAGCAACAAGCTTCTTTTCCTGGCATGATTGCAAATTACATCAGAGATAACAACACCAAAATCTTAGAAAGAGGGGATGTGGATAAATTGGAAGCTTTCACATACTTC harbors:
- the LOC121250750 gene encoding casein kinase 1-like protein 6, with translation MEHVIAGKFKLGRKIGSGSFGELYLAINVQTGEEVAVKLEPVKTKHPQLHYESKLYMLLQGGTGIPHLKWFGVEGDYNIMAIDLLGPSLEDLFNYCNRKFTLKTVLMVADQLINRVEYMHSRGFLHRDIKPDNFLMGLGRKANQVYVIDYGLAKKYRDLQTHKHIPYRENKNLTGTARYASVNTHLGIEQSRRDDLESLGYVLMYFLRGSLPWQGLKAGTKKQKYDKISEKKMSTPIEVLCKSYASEFVSYFHYCRSLRFEDKPDYSYLKRLFRDLFIREGYQFDYIFDWTILKYPQIGASYKGRQLSGKAGLFAGTSAERPERISVGKEIRDRFSGAVEAFSRRNTSGTSPRDPSKHRLYEDFTSSKDVHFDSDKGRSSRYGSSSRKAVISSGMPGSSGEYSEGRAGRLVAGGGRSSTTHRIQPGYESKTSHTRTAATRGTRDDPLRRFELLSIRK
- the LOC121250754 gene encoding vacuolar protein sorting-associated protein 2 homolog 3, coding for MNIFSKKPNPKEALRESKREMGNATRGIEKEIGALQLEEKKLVAEIKRTAKTGNEAATKILARQLVRLRQQIANLQGSRAQMRGIATHTQAMHAQTSVAVGMKGASKAMAAMNKQMAPAKQAQVMLEFQKQSAQMDMTTEMISDAIDDALDNDEAEEETEELTDQVLDEIGVDVASQMSAAPKGRIARKNTEGVGSSGIDELEKRLEALRNP